The following are from one region of the Hydrogenophaga sp. BPS33 genome:
- a CDS encoding methyl-accepting chemotaxis protein, producing MFQLSQRPIRTQLTALLAVAVMFLVSVAGVGAWALMRSASIASTSNDVHVPRQRASNELLQAVSARAIAARNLVLAVDPAVRDVELAKIKQAHEATQAAVKQLQALTADAGAEDRQLVGAVVAAEAEYGPVALKITGVAAGGASQQAATMIIEECRPLLEKLEKAVAALLTHEAAQTQADHDGLMADTSAAISWVAALGVGALVLLVWLGFVITRGLVGSSRAALQAVEKMAAGDMSLRLQATGESEPQRVLRSLDGMATRLREVLGTVRSASDQIATASEEVAKGSLDLSSRTEQAASNLEETAASMEQMTATVQQSSNSARQANQLAGESADVARRGGDVVNQVVQTMGDISKSSGRIGEIIGVIDGIAFQTNILALNAAVEAARAGEQGRGFAVVAGEVRNLAQRSAQAAKEIKQLIEDSNQQVSGGTRLVQEAGGTIAEVVDNARRVSSIVSEIMASSTEQADGVTQINVAVTQLDHMTQQNAALVEQTSAAAESLKEQARQLSSAVSVFRLTA from the coding sequence ATGTTTCAACTTTCTCAACGACCCATTCGCACCCAGTTGACCGCGTTGTTGGCAGTGGCTGTGATGTTCCTGGTGTCTGTCGCGGGCGTGGGGGCGTGGGCCCTGATGCGCAGTGCGTCGATCGCCAGCACCAGCAACGACGTGCACGTGCCGCGCCAGCGCGCCAGCAACGAGCTTCTGCAGGCGGTGAGCGCGCGCGCCATTGCCGCTCGCAACCTGGTTCTCGCTGTCGATCCGGCGGTGCGCGATGTCGAACTGGCCAAGATCAAGCAGGCGCACGAGGCCACGCAGGCTGCGGTGAAGCAACTCCAGGCGCTGACCGCCGACGCGGGCGCCGAGGACCGGCAACTGGTGGGCGCCGTGGTCGCCGCCGAAGCCGAGTACGGTCCGGTGGCGCTGAAGATCACCGGCGTGGCCGCCGGTGGTGCATCGCAGCAAGCGGCGACCATGATCATCGAAGAGTGCCGACCCTTGCTGGAAAAGCTGGAAAAGGCGGTGGCCGCTCTCCTGACCCACGAGGCGGCACAAACACAAGCGGACCACGACGGCTTGATGGCCGACACCAGCGCGGCCATCTCCTGGGTGGCCGCCCTGGGTGTTGGTGCGCTGGTGTTGCTGGTGTGGTTGGGCTTTGTCATCACGCGCGGCCTGGTGGGCAGCAGCCGGGCGGCGCTGCAGGCGGTGGAGAAGATGGCGGCGGGTGACATGTCCCTGCGGCTGCAGGCGACAGGCGAAAGTGAGCCTCAGCGCGTGTTGCGCTCGCTCGACGGCATGGCCACGCGGCTGCGCGAAGTGCTGGGCACGGTGCGCAGCGCCTCCGACCAGATCGCCACCGCGAGCGAAGAGGTGGCCAAGGGATCGCTGGACCTGTCCTCGCGCACCGAGCAGGCTGCGAGCAACCTGGAGGAAACCGCAGCCAGCATGGAGCAGATGACGGCCACCGTGCAGCAATCGAGCAACTCGGCACGCCAGGCCAACCAATTGGCCGGCGAGTCGGCCGATGTGGCGCGGCGCGGTGGCGATGTGGTGAACCAGGTGGTGCAGACCATGGGTGACATCAGCAAGTCGTCCGGGCGCATCGGCGAGATCATCGGTGTGATCGATGGCATCGCGTTCCAGACCAACATCCTCGCCCTCAACGCGGCCGTGGAGGCTGCGCGCGCGGGCGAGCAGGGCCGCGGCTTCGCGGTGGTGGCGGGCGAGGTGCGCAACCTCGCGCAGCGCAGCGCGCAGGCGGCCAAGGAGATCAAGCAACTGATCGAGGACTCGAACCAGCAGGTCAGCGGCGGCACGCGCCTGGTGCAGGAAGCGGGCGGCACCATTGCCGAGGTGGTGGACAACGCGCGGCGCGTGAGCAGCATCGTGAGCGAGATCATGGCTTCGAGCACCGAGCAGGCCGATGGCGTGACGCAGATCAACGTCGCCGTGACCCAGCTCGACCACATGACGCAACAGAATGCGGCACTGGTGGAGCAGACCTCGGCCGCTGCCGAGAGCCTGAAGGAGCAAGCGCGCCAGCTGTCGTCGGCGGTGTCCGTGTTCCGTCTGACGGCCTGA
- a CDS encoding acyl-CoA dehydrogenase family protein — protein MQLTHEHREVQKTLKRYIDEHINPRVDAWEAAEIMPAHELFKGLGKLGLLGLTKPEAHGGAGLDYSYSMAMAETLGHIHCGGVPMAIGVQTDMATPALARFGSEELQREFLAPAIAGDEVACIGVSEPGAGSDVSAIQSVARKDGDDYLISGQKMWITNSLQADWMCMLVNTSDGPAHKNKSLVVVRMRDEKGRLAKGIEVAQKIRKIGMHSSDTGLIYFDGVRVPQRNRIGQEGAGFLYQMQQFQEERLWCAASTLVALNNCIAWTVEWAQERKLFGASLADQQWVQFKLAELKTEVESLRALTYQAVEHYVAGEDVTEWATMAKLKAGRLNRVVPDTCLQFWGGMGFTWENKVSRMFRDGRLASIGGGADEVMLGILSKTMGIAKRGVK, from the coding sequence ATGCAACTCACGCACGAACACCGCGAAGTGCAGAAAACGCTCAAGCGCTACATCGACGAGCACATCAACCCGCGGGTGGATGCTTGGGAAGCGGCCGAGATAATGCCCGCACACGAGCTCTTCAAAGGCCTGGGCAAGCTGGGCCTGCTGGGCTTGACCAAACCCGAGGCCCACGGCGGCGCGGGGCTGGACTATTCCTACAGCATGGCCATGGCCGAGACGCTGGGCCACATCCACTGCGGTGGCGTACCCATGGCGATCGGCGTGCAGACCGACATGGCCACGCCCGCGCTCGCGCGCTTCGGCAGCGAAGAACTTCAGCGCGAATTCCTGGCGCCGGCCATCGCGGGCGATGAAGTGGCCTGCATCGGCGTGAGCGAACCCGGCGCGGGCAGCGACGTCTCGGCCATCCAGAGCGTGGCGCGCAAGGATGGCGACGACTACCTCATCTCGGGCCAGAAGATGTGGATCACCAACAGCCTGCAGGCCGACTGGATGTGCATGCTCGTCAACACCAGCGACGGCCCCGCGCACAAGAACAAGAGCCTGGTGGTGGTGCGCATGCGCGACGAGAAGGGTCGGCTCGCCAAGGGCATCGAGGTGGCGCAGAAGATCCGCAAGATCGGCATGCACAGCAGCGACACCGGCCTGATCTACTTCGACGGGGTGCGCGTGCCGCAGCGCAATCGCATCGGCCAGGAGGGCGCGGGATTTCTCTACCAGATGCAGCAGTTCCAGGAAGAGCGCCTGTGGTGCGCGGCGAGCACCTTGGTCGCGCTGAACAATTGCATCGCCTGGACGGTGGAGTGGGCGCAGGAGCGCAAGCTCTTCGGCGCGTCGCTGGCCGACCAGCAATGGGTGCAGTTCAAGCTGGCCGAGCTCAAGACCGAGGTGGAGAGTTTGCGCGCATTGACCTACCAGGCGGTGGAGCACTATGTGGCGGGCGAGGACGTGACCGAGTGGGCGACCATGGCCAAGCTCAAGGCCGGTCGTCTGAACCGCGTGGTGCCCGACACCTGCTTGCAGTTCTGGGGTGGCATGGGATTCACCTGGGAGAACAAGGTCTCGCGCATGTTCCGCGATGGGCGCCTGGCCTCGATCGGGGGCGGGGCGGACGAGGTGATGCTGGGCATCCTGAGCAAGACCATGGGCATTGCGAAGCGGGGCGTGAAGTGA
- a CDS encoding ankyrin repeat domain-containing protein, with product MEMAVQIPTLTAFATQKASTENGETLNRKVLVPLARNKSLTHLDLQVHIRTDTVESRLPVAPRMRAYTRTCPSLTHLRMDAGYLGVDFPYQGRAGRYFDRHLQQGGSLTAALASAVVDEPMASEPSKLVFLALHGLPISPDFSDTLFLDLQHDTSLKGFDLRNCFLAFRSRERAREALELNRTLQWFLLPNSLYHYFFLLDDDPPRAVGFPDTFDHSYSDRESRSLIMPAGASPEQVARANAQQPELIALNQRLIEVMDNQPLRNQQAKIVTDAHSQLIPRVEGFLSEALRSVAGGRDVAPGLFGVPAAHVLQHLWAEAPLVTAVRLAEVSRRSDGDGLHKEARFTPGEALKSLTSGQMRSDVEEEWDRAHERSADQKAEPPLYSLPHVPRRPSVPAKLALQMAVQLNPRDADLFKTAVMAAAMGDGHTFQQMIEAGAPVNVVDQWGSNELLVTVQDPALVHLLQRNGARDYQRHAEFLANGCLPSVRLNEQQSDLHRVALKAIQSESHELLLRALELGAPVNVVDEAGNNILMSAARAGERHDTVELLLSHGAVENAIPPVPPSPLAAAFRFPEAFATDPTTATVPTTTTTTTTTTTTTATTLTTTTTGIARAGTLDRHTDNR from the coding sequence GTGGAGATGGCAGTCCAAATACCCACACTGACCGCCTTCGCCACGCAGAAGGCGAGCACGGAGAACGGCGAGACCCTGAACCGCAAGGTACTGGTGCCTCTGGCCCGGAACAAGTCGCTGACCCATCTGGATCTCCAGGTCCACATCCGCACGGATACCGTCGAATCCAGACTGCCGGTGGCGCCCCGGATGAGGGCATACACGAGAACATGTCCATCCCTCACCCATCTGCGCATGGACGCCGGTTACCTCGGCGTCGATTTCCCCTACCAAGGCAGAGCCGGACGGTATTTCGACCGGCACTTGCAACAAGGCGGGAGCCTCACCGCAGCGCTCGCTTCGGCGGTGGTGGACGAGCCCATGGCGTCGGAGCCGTCCAAGCTTGTGTTCCTGGCCTTGCATGGACTGCCCATTTCCCCGGATTTCAGCGACACGCTTTTTCTGGACCTCCAGCACGACACCTCTCTGAAAGGCTTCGATCTGCGGAACTGCTTTCTCGCATTCCGTTCGAGAGAGCGCGCGCGGGAAGCGCTCGAACTCAACCGGACGCTGCAATGGTTCCTGCTACCCAACAGTCTCTATCACTATTTTTTTCTCCTCGACGACGATCCCCCACGAGCAGTGGGATTTCCCGACACATTCGACCACTCGTACTCCGACCGCGAGTCCCGCTCGCTCATCATGCCGGCTGGCGCATCGCCGGAGCAGGTCGCGCGCGCCAACGCCCAGCAACCGGAATTGATAGCACTGAACCAGCGGCTCATTGAAGTCATGGACAACCAGCCGCTGAGAAACCAACAAGCCAAGATCGTCACTGACGCCCACAGTCAGCTCATCCCGCGCGTTGAGGGCTTTCTGTCGGAAGCGCTGAGAAGCGTTGCCGGAGGGCGCGATGTCGCTCCCGGCCTTTTCGGCGTTCCTGCCGCGCACGTTCTCCAACATCTCTGGGCGGAAGCGCCGCTGGTGACAGCGGTGCGCCTGGCTGAGGTCAGCCGGCGCTCGGACGGGGACGGGCTGCACAAGGAAGCACGGTTCACGCCGGGCGAAGCCTTGAAAAGCCTGACCTCGGGGCAAATGAGGTCAGACGTTGAAGAAGAGTGGGATCGAGCGCATGAGCGAAGCGCCGACCAAAAGGCGGAGCCTCCCCTCTACAGCTTGCCCCACGTGCCACGCAGGCCCTCGGTGCCCGCAAAGCTCGCTCTTCAGATGGCCGTGCAATTGAACCCCCGGGACGCGGATCTTTTCAAGACCGCGGTCATGGCCGCCGCGATGGGCGATGGCCACACGTTCCAACAGATGATCGAAGCCGGCGCTCCTGTGAACGTGGTAGACCAGTGGGGCAGCAACGAATTGCTGGTAACGGTGCAAGACCCCGCCCTCGTCCATCTTCTGCAGCGCAATGGCGCGCGCGACTATCAAAGGCACGCCGAATTCCTGGCGAATGGGTGTCTGCCGAGTGTGCGCTTGAACGAACAGCAGAGCGATCTGCATCGCGTGGCCCTCAAGGCGATCCAATCTGAAAGCCATGAGCTGCTGCTGCGAGCGCTCGAGTTGGGTGCGCCCGTGAACGTGGTGGACGAAGCGGGCAACAACATCCTCATGAGCGCAGCAAGGGCAGGCGAACGACACGATACCGTGGAACTTCTCTTGAGCCACGGCGCGGTTGAAAACGCCATCCCGCCCGTGCCCCCGTCACCCCTGGCCGCAGCCTTCAGGTTTCCCGAAGCCTTCGCGACAGACCCTACGACGGCGACCGTGCCCACGACGACCACGACCACGACCACGACCACGACCACGACCGCCACGACCTTGACCACGACCACCACCGGCATCGCCCGTGCCGGCACACTTGACAGGCATACCGACAACCGCTGA
- a CDS encoding glycosyltransferase: MTTVDLIYFNAGGGHRASALALQAVLRERQPDWQVRLVNLFEVLDPQGKFQKMTGSAPEDWYNKRLARGWTIGMAQELKLLQGMIRMAHPMLLRRLQRHWLRTEPDLVVSLVPNFNRSMCQSLASALPGVPYTTVLTDLADVPPHFWIERGQRQHVVCGTPRAVEQALALGHPPERVHATSGMIIRPEFYEPQALDRARELRRRGFDPSRPIGIVMFGGHGSKAMLGIAERLGATTQLILVCGHNKALAARLQALPRGAPRLVLGFSTEVSRTMRLADFFIGKPGPGSLSEAVQQGLPVIVVDNAWTMPQERYNAHWVRDNGLGIVARSYRRIPEAVACLLGELERYRERVRRVENRALFEIPVLLERILDEAQAVAPML, encoded by the coding sequence ATGACCACCGTCGACCTGATCTATTTCAATGCGGGCGGCGGCCACCGCGCATCGGCACTGGCGCTGCAGGCCGTGTTGCGCGAGCGGCAGCCCGACTGGCAAGTGCGTCTGGTCAACCTGTTCGAGGTGCTCGACCCGCAAGGCAAGTTCCAGAAGATGACGGGCAGCGCGCCCGAGGATTGGTACAACAAGCGCCTGGCGCGTGGCTGGACCATCGGCATGGCGCAGGAGCTCAAGCTGCTGCAAGGCATGATCCGCATGGCGCACCCCATGTTGCTGCGGCGGCTGCAGCGGCATTGGCTGCGCACCGAGCCCGATCTGGTGGTGTCGCTGGTGCCCAACTTCAACCGCTCGATGTGCCAGAGCCTGGCCTCGGCCTTGCCCGGCGTGCCTTACACCACCGTGCTCACCGATCTGGCCGACGTGCCGCCGCACTTCTGGATCGAACGCGGTCAGCGCCAGCACGTCGTCTGCGGCACGCCGCGCGCGGTGGAACAGGCGCTGGCACTGGGCCACCCACCCGAACGCGTGCACGCCACCTCGGGCATGATCATCCGGCCCGAGTTCTACGAGCCCCAGGCGCTGGACCGCGCGCGGGAACTGCGTCGCCGGGGCTTCGACCCGTCCCGGCCCATCGGCATCGTGATGTTCGGTGGCCACGGCTCCAAGGCCATGCTGGGCATTGCCGAGCGCCTGGGTGCGACCACGCAGCTGATCCTGGTCTGCGGCCACAACAAGGCCCTGGCCGCGCGGCTGCAGGCGCTGCCGCGCGGCGCGCCTCGGCTGGTGCTCGGTTTCAGCACGGAGGTGTCGCGCACCATGCGGCTGGCCGACTTCTTCATCGGAAAACCGGGCCCCGGCAGCCTGAGCGAGGCGGTGCAACAAGGCCTGCCGGTGATCGTGGTCGACAACGCCTGGACCATGCCGCAGGAGCGCTACAACGCGCACTGGGTGCGCGACAACGGCCTGGGCATCGTGGCGCGCAGCTACCGCCGCATTCCCGAAGCGGTGGCGTGCTTGTTGGGTGAGCTGGAGCGCTACCGCGAACGGGTGCGCCGGGTGGAGAACCGGGCGCTGTTCGAAATCCCCGTGCTGCTCGAACGCATCCTGGACGAGGCCCAGGCTGTGGCGCCGATGCTCTGA
- a CDS encoding TetR/AcrR family transcriptional regulator — translation MSLAKTPPSAPAPRRPRGRPRKTADERDDGNRRQALIAGAARLFRQQGFAATTTRDIAAAVGMRSGSPFYHFDSKEALLGAVMREGMRGALQRQQAALGLLAETASAQARLRVLVRSHFDVLLGPDSDFIPVMLYEWRSVSPAQRGEITRLKDRYEADWMPTLQALYAQGVLGCDPALARLMVFGALNWSAQWYVPPSGRSAKARARASLDELTTAALGLFLKEDVR, via the coding sequence ATGAGCTTGGCCAAAACCCCACCTTCTGCGCCAGCGCCGCGCCGCCCGCGGGGGCGTCCGCGCAAGACGGCCGACGAACGCGACGACGGCAACCGCCGCCAGGCGCTGATCGCGGGCGCCGCGCGCCTGTTTCGCCAACAGGGCTTTGCCGCCACCACCACGCGCGACATCGCCGCCGCCGTGGGCATGCGCTCGGGCTCGCCGTTCTACCACTTCGACAGCAAGGAGGCGCTGCTGGGCGCCGTGATGCGTGAAGGCATGCGGGGCGCGCTGCAGCGGCAACAGGCCGCGCTGGGCCTGTTGGCCGAGACGGCTTCGGCGCAGGCGCGTTTGCGTGTCCTGGTGCGCAGCCACTTCGACGTGCTGCTCGGGCCCGACAGCGACTTCATTCCGGTGATGCTGTACGAATGGCGCTCGGTCAGCCCGGCCCAGCGCGGTGAAATCACGCGATTGAAAGACCGCTACGAGGCCGATTGGATGCCCACGCTGCAGGCCCTGTACGCGCAGGGCGTGCTGGGTTGCGATCCGGCGCTGGCGCGGCTGATGGTCTTTGGCGCGCTCAACTGGTCGGCGCAGTGGTACGTACCGCCTTCCGGGCGCAGCGCCAAGGCGCGCGCGCGCGCCTCGCTCGACGAACTCACCACCGCCGCGCTCGGCCTGTTCTTGAAAGAGGATGTGCGATGA
- a CDS encoding LysR family transcriptional regulator, with protein MDRLEAMRVFATVVDVGSFVAAADALPMSKAAVSRHVADLEAHLGVRLLNRTTRRLSLTPEGEVFHARCKEVLATVEEAEAEITSRSGEAVGVLRVNAPVTFGILHLAPLWMAFMSQHPRLTLDVSLSDRVVDLVEEGFDLAVRIATLPDSSLVSRPLARTRMVLCASPTYLRRHGTPRHPSGLAQHAVVSYSLFSMGENWVFTGPQGPVTVKIAPRLRSNNGDTCRLAALRHQAIVLQPSFLVGPDLQAGALVELMPEYRSIELVVSVVYPSRKFMPAKVRLLIDFLVEAFRMQAWPTQHKRTRKKA; from the coding sequence ATGGACCGACTGGAAGCCATGCGCGTGTTTGCCACCGTGGTTGACGTGGGCAGCTTCGTCGCCGCCGCCGATGCCTTGCCCATGTCGAAGGCCGCGGTGTCGCGGCACGTGGCCGACCTGGAAGCGCACCTGGGTGTGAGGCTGCTCAACCGCACCACGCGGCGGCTCTCCCTGACGCCCGAAGGCGAGGTCTTTCATGCGCGTTGCAAAGAGGTGCTGGCCACGGTCGAAGAAGCCGAAGCGGAGATCACCTCGCGCAGCGGCGAGGCGGTCGGCGTGCTGCGTGTGAATGCGCCGGTCACCTTCGGCATCTTGCACCTCGCGCCGCTGTGGATGGCCTTCATGTCCCAACACCCCCGGCTCACCCTGGACGTGAGCTTGTCGGACCGCGTGGTCGACCTGGTGGAAGAAGGTTTCGATCTGGCGGTGCGCATCGCCACCCTGCCCGACTCCAGCCTAGTGAGCCGTCCGCTGGCCCGCACGCGCATGGTGTTGTGCGCCTCACCCACCTATCTGCGCCGGCACGGCACGCCCCGACATCCCTCGGGACTGGCGCAACACGCGGTGGTGAGCTACAGCCTGTTCTCCATGGGCGAGAACTGGGTGTTCACCGGACCGCAAGGGCCGGTGACGGTGAAGATCGCGCCCCGCCTGCGCAGCAACAACGGCGACACTTGCCGCCTCGCCGCACTGCGCCACCAAGCCATCGTGCTGCAACCCTCGTTCCTGGTGGGGCCCGATCTGCAGGCCGGCGCGCTGGTGGAGCTGATGCCCGAATACCGCTCGATCGAACTCGTGGTATCCGTGGTCTATCCGTCGCGCAAATTCATGCCCGCCAAGGTGCGCCTGCTGATCGACTTCCTGGTCGAGGCCTTCCGCATGCAGGCCTGGCCGACGCAGCACAAGCGCACGAGGAAGAAGGCATAG
- a CDS encoding dioxygenase family protein, whose amino-acid sequence MTTTTTTTTTTRMPTLFVSHGAPTFALDPGLAGPKLQALGRALPKPAAVLIVSPHWMTRGARVGLSAQPETIHDFGGFPQPLYEIAYPAPGHAALAQRALDVLQQAGWSAQGEAQRGLDHGAWVPLLYLFPNADVPVFQVSLPMGLDAQGAWNFGQALAPLRDEGVLVIGSGSLTHNLYEFRSGHGNDAAYATAFTAWVREAVQQGDSARLRRTLDDAPHAQRAHPTTEHFLPLLVAAGAAGEGATAEVIDGGIAHGVLSMDSFVLGAPSAV is encoded by the coding sequence ATGACCACGACGACGACCACCACCACCACCACCCGCATGCCCACGCTGTTCGTGTCGCACGGCGCACCCACTTTCGCGCTCGACCCCGGCCTGGCCGGGCCGAAGTTGCAGGCGCTCGGCCGCGCCTTGCCCAAGCCGGCCGCCGTGCTGATCGTCTCGCCCCACTGGATGACGCGCGGTGCGCGCGTGGGCCTGTCTGCCCAACCCGAGACCATCCACGACTTCGGCGGTTTTCCCCAGCCGCTGTACGAGATCGCCTATCCCGCGCCCGGCCATGCCGCGCTGGCGCAGCGTGCGTTGGACGTGTTGCAACAGGCCGGCTGGAGCGCGCAAGGCGAGGCCCAACGCGGCCTGGACCACGGCGCCTGGGTGCCGCTGCTGTACCTGTTTCCGAACGCGGACGTGCCGGTGTTCCAGGTGTCGCTGCCCATGGGCCTGGACGCGCAGGGTGCCTGGAACTTCGGGCAGGCGCTCGCGCCGCTGCGCGACGAAGGTGTGCTGGTGATCGGCTCGGGCAGTCTCACGCACAACCTGTACGAGTTCCGCAGCGGCCATGGCAACGACGCGGCCTACGCCACCGCGTTCACCGCCTGGGTGCGCGAAGCCGTGCAACAGGGCGACAGCGCGCGCTTGCGCCGCACGCTGGACGACGCGCCGCATGCGCAGCGCGCCCACCCGACCACCGAGCACTTCCTGCCTCTGCTGGTGGCGGCTGGTGCGGCGGGCGAGGGGGCTACCGCCGAGGTGATCGACGGTGGCATTGCGCACGGCGTGCTGTCGATGGACAGCTTCGTGTTGGGCGCACCGAGCGCGGTCTGA
- a CDS encoding acyl-CoA carboxylase subunit beta produces MFESTFRPQSPQAQARRGAMLARLEQLRALEDRAAMASAKSKPQFDKRGQLLPRERVALLLDPGARFVPLCSLAGYLQDTPDPGTSVPGGGVVAGMGFVSGVRCMVVASDSGIEAGAIQARGLEKILRVQEIALQNRLPFVHLVESAGANLTKYQVEGFVQGGALFRNLARLSAAGIPVVTVQHGSGTAGGAYMPGLSDIVIMVRGRSRAFLAGPPLLLAATGEVATEEELGGAEMHTSVSGLGEYLAQDDREALGLARRLLGTLTPALSRQRERGQKTSLAGERALLPLPLAGEDWGEGVAAFNPQDLLALMPLHHREPVDMREVIARLVDGSDMLEFKALYGAATVCVQARIEGHAVGILSNNGPIDVAGANKATHFIQWMCQLGHPVVYLQNTTGYMVGKDSEQGGMIKHGSKMIQAVTNATVPQITIQCGASFGAGNYGMCGRGFAPRFLFSWPQATTAVMGGEQAARTMQIVAEAGMARKGITPDPAQMQTQFDEIVHRFERQADAFYTSGLVLDDGVIDPRDTRAVLAFCLDTCAEASAREPRPMQFGVARM; encoded by the coding sequence ATGTTTGAATCCACCTTCCGTCCTCAGAGTCCGCAGGCGCAGGCGCGACGCGGCGCCATGCTCGCGCGCTTGGAACAGTTGCGTGCGCTGGAAGACCGCGCGGCCATGGCATCGGCGAAGTCAAAACCCCAGTTCGACAAGCGCGGCCAACTGCTGCCCCGCGAGCGGGTGGCCTTGTTGCTGGACCCGGGCGCGCGCTTCGTGCCGCTGTGCAGCCTGGCGGGCTATCTGCAGGACACGCCGGACCCCGGGACATCGGTGCCCGGCGGTGGCGTGGTCGCCGGCATGGGCTTCGTGAGCGGCGTGCGCTGCATGGTGGTGGCCAGCGATTCGGGCATCGAAGCCGGCGCGATCCAGGCGCGCGGTCTGGAGAAGATCCTGCGGGTGCAGGAGATCGCCTTGCAGAACCGCTTGCCCTTCGTGCACCTGGTGGAGAGCGCGGGTGCGAACCTCACGAAGTACCAGGTCGAGGGTTTTGTGCAGGGCGGCGCGCTGTTTCGCAACCTGGCGCGCCTGTCGGCGGCGGGCATTCCCGTGGTCACGGTGCAGCACGGCTCGGGCACGGCGGGTGGGGCCTACATGCCGGGCTTGAGCGACATCGTGATCATGGTGCGGGGGCGCTCGCGCGCGTTCCTGGCGGGGCCGCCCTTGTTGTTGGCGGCCACAGGGGAGGTGGCGACGGAAGAGGAATTGGGTGGCGCGGAGATGCACACCTCGGTGTCCGGCCTGGGCGAGTACCTGGCGCAGGACGACCGGGAGGCGCTGGGCTTGGCTCGGCGCTTGTTGGGGACCCTCACCCCAGCCCTCTCCCGCCAGCGGGAGAGGGGGCAAAAGACCTCGCTCGCCGGGGAGCGTGCCTTGCTCCCTCTCCCGCTGGCGGGAGAGGATTGGGGTGAGGGCGTCGCCGCATTCAACCCCCAAGACCTTCTCGCCCTCATGCCGCTGCACCACCGCGAACCGGTGGACATGCGCGAGGTCATCGCCCGCCTCGTCGATGGCTCCGATATGCTCGAGTTCAAGGCGCTCTACGGCGCCGCCACGGTGTGCGTGCAGGCGCGCATCGAAGGCCATGCCGTCGGTATCCTCAGCAACAACGGCCCGATCGACGTGGCCGGCGCGAACAAGGCCACGCACTTCATCCAGTGGATGTGCCAGCTCGGCCACCCCGTCGTCTACCTGCAGAACACCACCGGCTACATGGTCGGCAAGGACAGCGAGCAGGGCGGCATGATCAAGCACGGCAGCAAGATGATCCAGGCCGTCACCAACGCCACGGTGCCGCAGATCACCATCCAGTGCGGGGCTTCCTTTGGGGCCGGCAACTACGGCATGTGCGGACGCGGTTTCGCGCCGCGTTTTCTTTTCAGCTGGCCGCAGGCCACCACGGCGGTCATGGGTGGCGAGCAGGCGGCGCGCACCATGCAGATCGTGGCCGAGGCCGGCATGGCGCGCAAAGGCATCACGCCCGATCCGGCGCAGATGCAGACGCAGTTCGACGAGATCGTCCATAGGTTCGAACGCCAGGCCGATGCGTTTTACACCAGCGGCCTGGTGCTCGACGACGGCGTCATCGACCCGCGCGACACGCGCGCCGTGCTCGCCTTCTGCCTGGACACCTGCGCCGAAGCCAGCGCGCGCGAACCGCGCCCCATGCAGTTTGGCGTGGCGCGCATGTAG